The following nucleotide sequence is from Paeniglutamicibacter kerguelensis.
CTGCGATGGTTTCCCCCGCGCGGGTCAGCGAGACCAGCAGCCCGCCCGCCCCCTCCACGATGACCGAATCGTGGCCCTGTGCCAGCGCCTTGATGCGCCGCACGTGCTCGGCCATCGTGGGCAGCGCGTCGGCGGCGGCCTCCCCGCCTTCCTCCAACGCGGCATCCACCGGTGCCATCGGCTCAAGCAGGCGGATCCCCTCCACCACGCTCAGCCGGTCGGGGGCCCCGAGCCATCTGGCCGTGTTTTGCACATCCCCGTCTTCGTTCGGCCGCACGCCGGTCTGGGTCGGCTTGTAGACGGCCACCCGATCGCCACGGCGCAACGCCGTGGCCGCCAAGGCGGCGGTGACAACCGTCTTTCCGACGTCCGTATCGGTTCCCGTGACAACATAGATCATTTTGCGTGTCCCTTCTGGCTGCGCGGCATGGGTGCGCCGTCCTGCAGGCGCGTCTTGACGTCCGCCGGCGTCTGGAACGAGAGCAGGTGGTTCCACCGCGGCTCGCGATCGAGCAATTCGATTCCTGGCAGTGCGCGCGCCGTGGCGCTGAGCACCAATTCCGTTTCGAGGCGCGCGATGCCGGCGCCCAGGCAACGGTGGATCCCGTAGCCGAAGGCCAGCGAGTCGTCGTCCGGGGAACCCGGCATCCCGCCGGAGAGGCGCAGCACCAGCTCGTCGCCGGCCCGGAAGGATTCGCCCCCGACCTCGGCGTCCACGGCGGTGATCCGCCGCCAGGTGGGCACCGAGGACGCCAGGGCCAGGGCCTCGCGCACCACGTCCTTGGACGCCTGTCCCCCGGTCTGCGGATCGGCACAGGAATCCCAGCGCCCGTCGGCCAGGGCGCCGAACACCGCCGTCTGGATGAGCATGGTGGTGGTTTCCTGTCCGGCGATCGCCAGGAAGTAGCCCAGCGAGACGATGCGGCGCTGATCCACCCCCGCACGGTGCAGGGTCGCATACAGGTTTCCGTCTTCGCGCCCCACCGACTCGTCCACCGCGCCGACGAGCCAGACGAAGAATTCCGCGGCGCTCGTGGCCAGCACCAGTTGCCGCTGCTCGTCCGGCCACCCCCAAAAGAGCTCCAGGGAGTGCTGGCTCCAGCGCTTGAGGAATTCCATCGGCGGCACGGGGATGCCGGTGAGCTTTTGCATGACTTCAGGGGGGACCACCGCCGCGAGCCGGTCCGCCAGGTCGACGGTGCCGCCGGCCCGGTAGGTCTCCTCCAGTTCCGCGCAGATCCCGCGCACCCGCTCCTCGATGAACGAACCCTGGGCCTGCACCTTTGCCGGGCTGAAGAAGCCCGCCACGACCCGCCTGACGGACATGTGCGCCTGGCCCGAGGCGCTTGCCAGGACCGGCGGCAGGGCAAAACGCACCGATGCGAGGATGCGCAGCGCGGCGGGGCTCAGCGCGATGGCGGTGCTCAGCGCGTTGGCCGGGGTGAACTCCTCGGCCCTGCGCAGGATCTGCCGCACCACGGCGGGATCCTCGATGCTTCGGTAGCGCCGGTTCACCGCTTCGGGGTAGGCCGCGGGAAGCGGGCCCGCCAAGGGGGCGCTCTGAACGGCCGCGGCGGTGGCAAAGGGACAGCTCATGATTCCACTTCCAGGATGATCCGGGCTACCGTCCCCAGGACGAGAGCCAATTCGACGGGGTCTTGGTGCGCGTGTGCGGTGATCCGCAGCCGCGAGATCCCGTCCGGGACACTCGGCGGCCGGAAGCATGCCACGGCGATGCCGTGTTCCCGCAAGGCGGCGGTGACGGCCATCGCGGCAGCCGCGCCGGGCATCTTGATCGACTGGACCGCACCCGCGCCCGGCTCGATGCGCCCGCGCAGTTCCGGGTGCCCGGCCAGGGTTTCGCAGATGACCTTCGCATTGCGCGCAAGGTTGCCGATTCGCCCGGGATCGGCAAGCGCCAGGGAGCGGAGCGCCGCGGCGGCGGCCGCCGGCGCCAGTGCGGTGTCGAACAGGAAGGTGCGCGAGGTGTTCACCAGGTGCTCGCGCAGCAGTCCCGCGGATTCCCCGCCGAGCAATGCAGCCCCGCCCTGCGCACCGAGCGCCTTGGAGAGCGTCGCGGTGACGACCACGTGCCCGGAGCCGGCCAGTCCCGCGGCACGCACCGCCGAGCCTTGGTCTGTCGCAGCCAGGGAATGGGCCTCGTCCACCACCAGCAGGGCTCCGTGGCGGGCACAGAGTTCGGCCGCCTCGGCCAGCGGCGCCGCGTCCCCGAGCACCGAGTAGATGGACTCGACGACCACCGCGACGCGCGGCTTGGGTGCCGGGCCGCGCAGGTTCTCCCGCAGCAGCCTTTCGATGTGCTCGAGGTCGTTGTGTCGGGAGGTTTCCACCAGCGCCCCGGAAAGCCGTGCGCCGTCAATCAGGCTGGCGTGCGCGTGGGCGTCGAGGATGAAGAGGCTGCCGGGGCCACCGAGGGCACCGAGCACGCCGAGGTTCGCGGTGTAGCCGCTGGAAAAGACCAGCGCCTCCGCCCGTCCCGTGTACCGGCACAACGATCCTTCAAGCTCGCGGTGGACCGGCAGGGTGCCCGTGGCCACGCGGCTGGCGGCGGCCCCGGCACCGTATTCCTGCACCGCCGCGGCTGCCGCGGCCCGGACCTCGGGGTGTCTGCCCAGACCCAGGTAGTCGTTGGAGGCCAGGTCCATAAGCGGCCCGCGGGAGTTGTCGGTGCGCTGCATGCCGCGTGCGGCACGCACCCGCGCCCGGGCGGCCAGCCAGGTCGCCCAGGATCCCGGCTCCGCCCGTCCAGTGTCGTCGGCCGCGGGAAGCCGGGTCGAAGTCGGGTCAGCCGCCATGGACTTCTCCCACCGCAGCGGTGAGTGCCGAACCCAGGACCCGCAGCTCGTCATCGGTGCAGACATACGGGGGCATCACGTAGACCAGGTCCCGGAAGGGCCGCACCCAGGCGCCGTTTTCCACGGCCACGCGCGTCACGTCCGCCACGCGCACGGGTTCGTGCAGCTGGATCACGCCGACACCGCCGAGCACGCGCACGTCCTTCACGCCGGCCAGTTCCCGCGCTGGCTCCAACGCGGCGCGCAGGCCGCGCTCCAGGCGGGCCACCTGTGCGTGCCACTGCGCGGAAGCGGCCCTCGGATCGCCCGGGCCGGTGAGCAGGTCCAGCGAGGCGCACGCCACGGCGCAGGCCAACGGGTTGCCCATGAAGGTGGGCCCGTGCAGGAGCGCGGACCCCGACGACCCGCTGCCGGAGCCAAGGACCCCGGCCACCTTCGGGGTGCACATCATCGCGGCCAGCGAGAGGTAGCCGCCGGTCAGCGCCTTGCCCACACACATGATGTCGGGGTCGACCTGGGCCCATTCGACGGCAAAAAGCTTGCCGGTGCGGCCGAACCCGGTGGCGATCTCATCGACGATCAACAGCAACTCATGCTTGTCGGCGATTTCCCGCAGCACCCGCAGCACCCGTGGCGGGTAGATGTGCATGCCGCCGGCACCCTGCAGGACCGGTTCGCACACGATGCCCGCCAGTTCCCCGGCGTGCTCGGCAGCAATGCCCCGCGCCTGGGCTTCCCACCGTTCCAGCTCGTCCGCGCCAAAGACCCAGTCGCCGGATGCGGTGCGCTGCGCGGCCGGGGGCCTGGGCAGGAAGACCTGCTGGCGGCTCAGCGGCGCGAACGCCGCGTGCATGCCGTCCACGGGATCGCAAATGCCCATGGCCGCGAAGGTGTCCCCGTGGTACCCGCCGCGCAGGGCCAGGAATCGCTGCCGCGCGGGTTTCCCGCACGCGTCCTGGTACTGCAGTGCCAGCTTGAGTGCCACCTCCACGCTGATCGAGCCGGAGTCGGCCAGGAACACGTGTTGCAGGTTCCCCGGGGCCATGGCCACCAGGCGTTCGGCCAGTTCCACCGCGGGCTCGTGCGTGAGTCCGCCGAACATGACGTGGCTGAACTTGTCGATCTGCGCATGCGCTGCGGCATCGAGCACGCGATTCCCGTAGCCGTGCACCACCGACCACCAGGAGGCCATCCCGTCGATGACCTCGCGGCTGCGGCCCTGGCCGTCCTCCAGCGTGATCCTGGCCCCGCGGGCGGCCGCCACCGAGTAGCGGGCCCCGGCATCGAGGGAGGCATACGGGTGCCAGAGCAGGCCGGAATCACGGGCCAGTAGGTCCAAGGTGTCGACACTCATGCGTTGGGGTTCTCCTGCGTGCCCGCACCGCGGCGGCGGAGGACCGGTTCGGCGCCCATCGGGCCGCAGCCCCGCGAGGAGGCACTGCCGCAACCGCTGCCGCAGGCGGTGCCGCATCCGGGGGCCTCGGGCCGTGCCGGGGCCTCGTCGGCCCGGTGCCGGATCCGTGCCGCCAGTTCCGCGGGGTCGATGTCCTCCTGGCCCAGCACCAGGTACCCGGCATCCGAAATCATCTCCAGGTCCCGCCGGGCATCCTGGCCTTCGGACGTGAGGTAGTCGCCCAGGAACAGGGAATTGGCCACGGCCAGCGCCGTGGACTGCATCGAACGCAGGTGCATTTCCCGGCCGCCGGCCATGCGCAGCTCGGTGGCGGGTGCAGCAAGACGTACCAGGGCCAGGATGCGCAGGCACGCCATCGGGGTCAGGTGCCAGGTCCCGGCCAGCGGGGTCCCGTCGAAGGGCATCAGGAAGTTCACCGGGATCGAGTCGGCGTCAAGGTCGCGCAGGGCGGAGACTGCCTCGACGAGCTGCTCGGGGGTTTCGCCCATGCCCACGATGAGCCCGGAGCACGGGGAGAGCCCGGCGTCCTTGGCCTGCCCGACGGTGTCCACGCGTTCCTGGAAGGTGTGGGTCGAGCAGATCTCCGGGTAGAGGGACTCGGCGGTGTTCAGGTTGTGGTTGTAGGCATCCGTCCCGGCGGCGGCGAGCCGTTCGGCCTGTCCCTCCTTGAGGATGCCCAGGCAGGCGCAGACCTCGATCTCCGGGTGCTCGTCCTTGATCTGGCCGATCATGGTGGCCACCCGGTCGACGTCGCGATCGCTGGGGCCCTTGCCGGAGGCGACCATGCACACGCGCGAGGCGCCGCCGGCGATCCCGAGCCCTGCCTGGTGCACGGCCTCGTCGGGCTTGAGCCAGGAGTACTTGAGGATCTCGGCCTTGGATCCCAGGCGCTGGGAACAGTACGTGCAGTCCTCCGGGCAGAGCCCCGACTTGAGGTTCACCAGGTAGTTGACCTTCACGGTGTTGCCGAAGTGCTTGCGCCTCAGTGTCCCGGCCGCCGCCACCAGCTCCAGGGTCCGCTCGTCGGGCGTGCCCAGGATCGCCAGGGCCTCGGACTCGGTGATTCGGTGTCCCGCTTCCACCCGGGCGGCAAGGGCCCGCGCGTCAAGCGGTTCGGTAAACGTCTCCGCCGGGGATTCTTCAAGATTGGTCGCAATGCCCAAGGTCATGGTGCTGCCTTCCGCTGGAATGAGAGAAGCGGCTCCAAGCGCTTCCAAGGGGTTTCTGAAACCTGCTCAATGCATAATTGAACAGTGTTCAACCGTGAGGTAAAACCACCATACACCGATCACCCCGACACTTCTTGAACACTGTTCAATTGGGCGATTCGTGCCGTAATATCCAAAGCCACCGGGGCGAGTCGTCCCCCGCGGTTTCCGCCCGGTCAATGGACGCGGCAGCCAACACACAGCGTCCACATCAGCCGTCGGAAGCACCCGGACGGCACCCGCCCTTCCCGAAACCCTCCTCCGAATTCGGTTCCTTGGGCGTGGGCGCGTAACAATCTTCAGGACCCGCACCCGCGTCCACAGCCGTTAAAGAGATTGACCGCCGGGCAAAATGCCCGGCGGTCAATCCATGAACTTCTGTTCGGCGTTAGTCGATCTCAAGCCAGCCGGCAGCCAGGTCCTCGCGGATGTCGCCCAACGTTGCGGGCATCGCCTTGGTCTGCGCGATGATCGGGAAGAAGTTCCCGTCGCCGGCCCAGCGCGGAACCACATGCTGGTGCAGGTGCGCGGCAATGCCGGCCCCGCCGGTGACGCCCTGGTTCATGCCCAGGTTGAAACCGGTGGGGCGCGAAACATGGCGCAGCACGCGCATGGACTTCTGCGCCAACGCAGCCATCTCCGCTGTTTCTTCCTCCGTGATGTCGGTGTAATCCGGCACATGGCGATAGGGGCAGATCAGGATGTGGCCCGGGTTGTAGGGGAAGAGGTTCAAGATCACGTATGCGGTCTTGCCCCGGTGAAGAATCAGCGAGTCCTCGTCGCTACGGGTCGGCGCGACGCAGAAGGGGCAGGACTCCTCGTCCTTGACCTGGTCCTGGCCGGCCTTGATGTAGGCCATCCGGTAGGGAGTCCACAGGCGCTGGAAGGAATCGGGCACCCCGGCGAGTTCGAAATCGTCGGTGACTGCCGCGTCCTGCTCCTCCTGCGAAAGCTCCTCGGGCGCTTCGATGGCTTGTGCCCGCGTGGACTCCCCCATGGACCTAGGCTTCCCGGTTCTTCACGGCGGCGACAATGCGGGCCACCGCTTCGTCCACCGGCACGCCGTTGTCGGTGCTGCCGTCGCGGAAGCGGAAGGACACCGCACCCGCCTCGGCGTCCTCGCCGCCGGCGATGAGCACGAACGGGACCTTTTCCTTGGACGCGGTGCGGATCTTCTTCGGGAACCGGTCCGAGGAGATGTCGGCCTCGGCGCGGATGCCCGCTGCCTTGAGCTTGTCAATCACGTCGAACATGTACTCGTTGAAGGCCTCGGCAACGGGGATGCCCACGACCTGGACCGGGGAGAGCCAGGCCGGGAACGCGCCCGCATAGTGCTCGGTGAGCACGCCCATGAAGCGTTCCACGGAACCGAAGAGGGCGCGGTGGATCATCACCGGGCGCTGGCGGGTGCCGTCGGCGGCCTGGTACTCGAGCTCGAAGCGCTCGGGCAGGTTGAAGTCCAGCTGGATGGTGGACATCTGCCAGGTGCGGCCCAGCGCGTCCTTGGCCTGCACGGAGATCTTCGGGCCGTAGAAGGCGGCTCCTCCCGGGTCCGGGACCAGCTCCAGGCCGGAGGCCTCGGCGACCTCGGCCAGGGTGCGGGTGGCTTCCTCCCAGACGTCGTCGTCGCCGACGAACTTCTCCTCGTTCTTGGTGGAGAGTTCCAGGTAGAAGTCATCCAGCCCGTAGTCCTTGAGCAGGCCCAGCACGAAGTTCAGCGTGGTGGTCAGCTCGTCCTTCATCTGCTCCTTGGTGCAGTAGATGTGGGCGTCGTCCTGGGTCATGCCGCGCACGCGGGTCAACCCGTGGACCACGCCGGACTTCTCGTAGCGGTAGACCGAACCGAATTCGAACAGGCGCAGCGGCAGTT
It contains:
- a CDS encoding aminotransferase class I/II-fold pyridoxal phosphate-dependent enzyme; amino-acid sequence: MAADPTSTRLPAADDTGRAEPGSWATWLAARARVRAARGMQRTDNSRGPLMDLASNDYLGLGRHPEVRAAAAAAVQEYGAGAAASRVATGTLPVHRELEGSLCRYTGRAEALVFSSGYTANLGVLGALGGPGSLFILDAHAHASLIDGARLSGALVETSRHNDLEHIERLLRENLRGPAPKPRVAVVVESIYSVLGDAAPLAEAAELCARHGALLVVDEAHSLAATDQGSAVRAAGLAGSGHVVVTATLSKALGAQGGAALLGGESAGLLREHLVNTSRTFLFDTALAPAAAAAALRSLALADPGRIGNLARNAKVICETLAGHPELRGRIEPGAGAVQSIKMPGAAAAMAVTAALREHGIAVACFRPPSVPDGISRLRITAHAHQDPVELALVLGTVARIILEVES
- the bioA gene encoding adenosylmethionine--8-amino-7-oxononanoate transaminase, producing MSVDTLDLLARDSGLLWHPYASLDAGARYSVAAARGARITLEDGQGRSREVIDGMASWWSVVHGYGNRVLDAAAHAQIDKFSHVMFGGLTHEPAVELAERLVAMAPGNLQHVFLADSGSISVEVALKLALQYQDACGKPARQRFLALRGGYHGDTFAAMGICDPVDGMHAAFAPLSRQQVFLPRPPAAQRTASGDWVFGADELERWEAQARGIAAEHAGELAGIVCEPVLQGAGGMHIYPPRVLRVLREIADKHELLLIVDEIATGFGRTGKLFAVEWAQVDPDIMCVGKALTGGYLSLAAMMCTPKVAGVLGSGSGSSGSALLHGPTFMGNPLACAVACASLDLLTGPGDPRAASAQWHAQVARLERGLRAALEPARELAGVKDVRVLGGVGVIQLHEPVRVADVTRVAVENGAWVRPFRDLVYVMPPYVCTDDELRVLGSALTAAVGEVHGG
- the bioB gene encoding biotin synthase BioB gives rise to the protein MTLGIATNLEESPAETFTEPLDARALAARVEAGHRITESEALAILGTPDERTLELVAAAGTLRRKHFGNTVKVNYLVNLKSGLCPEDCTYCSQRLGSKAEILKYSWLKPDEAVHQAGLGIAGGASRVCMVASGKGPSDRDVDRVATMIGQIKDEHPEIEVCACLGILKEGQAERLAAAGTDAYNHNLNTAESLYPEICSTHTFQERVDTVGQAKDAGLSPCSGLIVGMGETPEQLVEAVSALRDLDADSIPVNFLMPFDGTPLAGTWHLTPMACLRILALVRLAAPATELRMAGGREMHLRSMQSTALAVANSLFLGDYLTSEGQDARRDLEMISDAGYLVLGQEDIDPAELAARIRHRADEAPARPEAPGCGTACGSGCGSASSRGCGPMGAEPVLRRRGAGTQENPNA
- the bioD gene encoding dethiobiotin synthase, producing the protein MIYVVTGTDTDVGKTVVTAALAATALRRGDRVAVYKPTQTGVRPNEDGDVQNTARWLGAPDRLSVVEGIRLLEPMAPVDAALEEGGEAAADALPTMAEHVRRIKALAQGHDSVIVEGAGGLLVSLTRAGETIADLGAALDAHLVVVTRPDLGTLNHTALTLEAAVARGFARGTLVLGSYPGAPSALHVRNRGNLEALATDRGWDWVDGLPAGLVATGPAQGRNEVLWEAGRRLASVLA
- a CDS encoding cytochrome P450 yields the protein MSCPFATAAAVQSAPLAGPLPAAYPEAVNRRYRSIEDPAVVRQILRRAEEFTPANALSTAIALSPAALRILASVRFALPPVLASASGQAHMSVRRVVAGFFSPAKVQAQGSFIEERVRGICAELEETYRAGGTVDLADRLAAVVPPEVMQKLTGIPVPPMEFLKRWSQHSLELFWGWPDEQRQLVLATSAAEFFVWLVGAVDESVGREDGNLYATLHRAGVDQRRIVSLGYFLAIAGQETTTMLIQTAVFGALADGRWDSCADPQTGGQASKDVVREALALASSVPTWRRITAVDAEVGGESFRAGDELVLRLSGGMPGSPDDDSLAFGYGIHRCLGAGIARLETELVLSATARALPGIELLDREPRWNHLLSFQTPADVKTRLQDGAPMPRSQKGHAK
- a CDS encoding HIT family protein, with the protein product MGESTRAQAIEAPEELSQEEQDAAVTDDFELAGVPDSFQRLWTPYRMAYIKAGQDQVKDEESCPFCVAPTRSDEDSLILHRGKTAYVILNLFPYNPGHILICPYRHVPDYTDITEEETAEMAALAQKSMRVLRHVSRPTGFNLGMNQGVTGGAGIAAHLHQHVVPRWAGDGNFFPIIAQTKAMPATLGDIREDLAAGWLEID